The sequence AAATGCTACACTACATACCAACATACCtgcatacgcatacatacatacgaGAACATACGAGCATACAACCATAGACATGACGGCCAACAAAAAAGCACGCATACCAACAAACATAAACATGCATACCCAAAAACATACCTACATCACATGCTAGCAACCATAACCCAAACCCTAAACATAAACATGCAAACAAACCAACACAAGCAAACATACATACCCtacaaccaaacaaactcatacgaaccagcacatacatacatacacaaaaCCAAGAAGAGGTCCAGGTAAACACACAAACACACAGACCCACAAACGCAAAACAAACAACaacctactcgtctattctaattctagtcctccacgtaagcctatcagaagtcatgtcctcggtcaataaaagtTCCTTCAAGTCGAGCTTAATTCTATCAtcccacctacgagtaggtctaccccttctccttactccGTCAACCGTCAGTGCCTCGATTCTCCTAACAGGTGCAGTAGGGGGTCGCCTCTTCACATGTCCAAAccatcgaagtcgttcttctcttagcttgtcgatgatgcttctgactttcaggttctccctaaaaacGCTATTTGGGATCATATCTAGCATTGTTTTACCGCATATCCACCTcagcatcctcatctctgccacctccatccttctctcttgagagagagagagagagagagagagagagagagagagagagagagagagcagcCTAGATAGTGTTACATTTGGTATTATTAATGTACTACGCGACCATGATGTCTGAGGACTCATGGGTTCGTACGACCCCGCGCTACACCGAATATACGGAGTATAAGTTATTGACTTTAGTACGCTCTATCCGATCATTCTCAACGGGGAACGCCCTCATTCCGCCCTCCACCTTGCCCTCAAGGGCGCTATTGGCATTCACTTGCACTCGGCTTGCCCTCAACTACCCTCACATTTGTCTTCACAAAACATATTTCAGGACGAgcttttctctttcttcatttattAATGCATTATGTATTTGTACTCATAGCTAATAAATTCGTAaactaatttatttaattaatttggtgGAGTATGTGATAGGAAGGAAGTATGTAATGGTTATTTTTTGACAGCAGTTCGGGATCACCcatgggggactaaaccacccacgcgttcatattccgtagttgcataacccgcacccaaccccccccccccccccacgatGCGGTGTGCGGAAGgcacccttgggtggaattcaagggttaaggggcaaccttgtgtgcaatgttgcactcCACGGAAGTCGAACTCCTGACTTCTCGCCAAGAGATGCAAACCACTAACACATGAGCTACAAACACAAGGTTAGAAGTATGTAATGGTTAGTAGTGGTGTGCGATGGGTATTTGATGGGAGAAAGTGATGAGTAAATGGAGAGAGAAAACTGATGTGGCGCTTATATGACGGTGAAAAAAGGATTTTATTGTTGGGAATGGTCTCATGCATGTATTAAAAGATAGCTTAGTGACTAGAGGCTCTGATATTCTCACAAAAATCTTGAATTTATAAAGCAAAAGCTAGGTTGCTCGAATGGAAAGTTTAGGATCAGAAATAAACAAAATGGAATCGAATATGTATATGTATCGATAATGATCAAATTTGCAAATGAAGGTCATATtagactttttattttatttttttatttatatttattttgaagGGAAGATCCTGTAGTGTAATCTATTGAGATTAAAGACTCgtctaaataaaaataaaacaaacctAGTCACTACTTCATGGATCCACTAACACTCTAGCCATGATATAGTAAGATACCGAATCAAAACTACCTACTAACCATTAGGAGCGAGCCTAAAGGTATAGGGGTGGAGTCCTATGACTCCACTACTTTGGGAATTTTTCTTTTCAAGTTGTATAAGATTTTACTAAATTTAACTATAGGATCTCAAATATTTTCAAAATTGTTAATTTCTCGGAGGTAAACAACTATTAAATTATCCttcatatataattaaatatgaaaaaaaaaaattgagatgTCATTCAATTTTCAACATTGATTCGCCACTGCTAACCATGACCAAATAAGAAAAAtaacactacaagaaaaatgagctTTAGTGACGAAGATATTGGTCACTAATAACACTAAAATGGTCACTAAATCAAGTTAGTGACCAAAATAGGTTGGTCATTTGTCGTCACTATAGATCCgtcacaaaatatttttagagGCCAAAATACCAAAATTGGTCACTATAATGACCATTTGTTTGGTCACTAATATCGTTTAGTGACCGAAATTTAGTGACCACTTTTTTAGTGGTAACTAAATAGCATTATTAGTGATCAAATATTGAGTCGTCACTAAAAAATCGTCACAAATGAACATTTTTCTTGTAGTGTAAAACggatagaaaattgaccaccctcCTAGCAGGGAAATACTTTTTTTAAGACTTTAAAGATGGAGTCTATAAGGATgactgactgactcttagagcctaaattaaattttaggcaggatttaaaatccatggaaatttaattttaccattttcatggcgtctcaattttattttttattttattttattttttaaaaaactttttccctacttattggccggaggtccactcggaagcaatctctctatccgtcgaatagagagagggatgattttctctacttttgagtgtgttttcactctaggtggagaaatgacttgactttattctcggataggggaaggattgtctacatctcacttcttccatacaccacttatgtggtattgggttttgttgttgttgttgttgtctacAAGGATGAACTTAGGTTTCTCCTACAGATTTCTAAGCTTTTGACCATCAAGCTACCTTTCATTTAGGAAACGCCACATCGCAACTGTGAAATACACCCTGATCACAACAAGGAACGAGTTCGCATCAAATTCTTTTATTGCTCTCCCACGAGATTACATCCCGTTAGGGATCTTCTTCATCTACTGCAATGTTTGCACTAATGTTTTAAGAGTTTAAACTTCAATAGTACGGAGTAACATATTTTGAGTAGGGTGAAGAAAGAGTTAGAAATGATCATAAAATAATTAAATTAGGCCATGTACATTGTGGTTAAATTTAATAGGGTAAACGTTTTTTTGTCATGCATTTATTAATTACCCAATTATAGTCGTTTTTTGGATGATCAATAAGGCTAAACTCGGAACTAATATTGACAAAAATAAATGCAAGAAAGTCATTTATATAATTAATCCGTTTTCATTAATGGATTGATTCATGATTATACTCCATCAAAAGAAAACAGACTCCAATTGTTTATGCTGCTCACAATTGTGTGCAATCctaaataatatcaaaataatgatACTTACAAACTCAACTGTATTAATGACTCATTAAACCAAAGTAATTAACCAAAGTGCATAAACACTCATTAAACCAACATATATGTACACGAATCAATATTGCCATCAAACACAATCTCATTTTTCAACAAATAtggatatattttttaatttttcctTTTTACCAAAATCGATTACTGTTAAAATTAATTGAATGAAAGATTCGCAAACCGATACACGCAACCAAAAACAAAGGACCTCGGAAAAAGTAAACCAAACTAGACTAAATACAAGCTAACTTGAACCAAGCCCAACGTTACCGAAGACCGACACCAATAGACAAAACAACCTACAACAACCATAACAAACAATAATAGCAACTAATACATGAAACAAAAATCAAACAAGAGCAACATAAGAAAATTTTCAATCTTTGATACATTACAAAAATATGCCATAACTGGTTCTATGCATGCTAAAGCTAAGACTTAAACTTCATGATTCGAACAAAATTGGGATTTGTAGCATCATTATACTTATGTTTTAGTATACATGTAGTATTACAAAATCCCTGCAAACTAAGCTTGGTTGCAATGGATTATCCTAATGATCATCATTTACTACTTAACAAACTATCGATCTAAGTAACTGTAGTTCTATTTACAAAATCATCCTCCTTAACCCTAAAAATCTTGCAGCATTGAGGCATTTTTTGTGTAGTTCGGAATACCATTCCATTGCCTTATTTCTGAAATTCATTATGAAAtgctttatataaattaaatactcCTCAAGATGCTTCAAGTTCAGTTGTGTATCGGTGACTTTTTCCTAGCAGGAGTGTAATCCATCTCAGCTATATCGATAACATCCGCATACTGCTCACTCATGAACTCCTTCCGAAATTTTGAATTCTCCGAAGAGATAATATTCGAATGATCACTAGATTTGAGTTCTGGTTTCGGGTCATTTTTATTTCCATCCTTCTTCAAGTTCTGTGCATGAACATAGTCAATAACATGAAGACATCATTGTGTTTCATTAATCTATTATAACTACTTTTGCTCCTAAATAAAACTAACCTTTGAAATGGCTGTGGTAGCACTAGAAGATGTAACTTTAGTCATTAGCTTTCTATTGTTTCCTGCAAAACAAACACATAATCTGAGAACTGCAAGACTAGCTACAAAATttgataattatataaaaattttggTCACGCCATTATAATTAATCACAAAATCCTTGGTCACGTTAATAGTGCTTGATTAATTGTTATCTATAGATTACAATATACTCGTATATAATCTTTCATAAATTTCTATTTTTTTGGTACCTGATGAAATTTCAGCTGCCTTAGCTAGCAAATGATCATCTTGACTGCTTTTTTCCAATGTACTGGTTTTTATGAGCCTTATACCTTCATAAAATCAACATAAATAAttctttttatattaaaaataaatattcatTAATCCGAAAACAAAAGTATAGGATTGTTGAGCAAAATGACGTATTTTGTTGGAGCTTGTGATCAAACATACCTTGAGCTTTAAAAGCTAGGAGACTTGCCAACACCAAAATAGTTAAAAAGAGATGGAGCTTCATAACTTGTGAAGTAAACTGAAGGTGTAAAGGCTACAAGTTTTTGCACACTTAAGCTAGTCAATGTTAtcttagctatatatatatatatatatatatatatatatatatatatatatatatatatatatatatatatatatatatatatatatatacatttgaggTGAGATAATACAGGGGACCCATATCAAGTTGCTGACCAGCAGGCAGGGGGTTCTAGCAACTATACAATCTTTTCTTATTTTTTAAACCACTTTCTAACTTAATATTGTTATATTATCACCTACTGCATGTTAATTTACCCATATTAAATGACTTTGGGGGGCTTCCATAAAAAGTGCAATGTGGAAGGAGGAGACCAAATTGTCCACACATAATAAATTAATTTGTTATACATTCTCTTGAACCTATATATTTGTTCTTTCCTTTTTTAGACAAGACAAATAGTAGTTACAAAATAAAAACAGGGTTGTTCTTAACTTTAAGGGGTCATCTACATCTTTTCATACTCCTTTTAAAGCAAGATGTCCCCTAAAAGAGTTTCTCAATATTTACATTAGATTTCTATATTGAACACACACGCTAGAGGTCTCCTATCCTCGGTATCATGTCAGAATTAACCGACAACGTAATTTAAGGATGAGGTGGTAACGGAAAGAGTCAATAACGGTCAAAGATAACCTAGTGACGCCACATACATATGAGT comes from Rutidosis leptorrhynchoides isolate AG116_Rl617_1_P2 chromosome 4, CSIRO_AGI_Rlap_v1, whole genome shotgun sequence and encodes:
- the LOC139904178 gene encoding uncharacterized protein encodes the protein MKLHLFLTILVLASLLAFKAQGIRLIKTSTLEKSSQDDHLLAKAAEISSGNNRKLMTKVTSSSATTAISKNLKKDGNKNDPKPELKSSDHSNIISSENSKFRKEFMSEQYADVIDIAEMDYTPARKKSPIHN